Below is a genomic region from Paraburkholderia sp. BL23I1N1.
GATCACTACACGTATGCGTTCGTCGGCGACGGCTGTCTGCAGGAGGGGATCGGTCAGGAGATGATTTCGCTGGCCGGGCATCTGCGGCTGGGCAAACTGGTTCTCTGCTGGGACGACAACCAGATCACCGACGACGGCAGCACCTCACTCTCCATCAGCGAAGACGTCTGCACACGTTTTCGCGTCGGCGGTTGGCAGGTGATCGAAGTCGATGGTCACGATCTCGAGGCGGTCTCCGCCGCGTTGACGATTGCGCGCGCCGATCCGCGGCCATCGATGATCGCGTGCAAGACGGTGATCGGCCGCGGTATCGCGCGCTTGCAAGGGCAGCGTGGCGGACATAGCGGCAAACTGTTTCAAGCAGATGCCGAGGCGGCGCGCGAACAGCTCGGCTGGCCGCATGCACCGTTCGACGCGCCCGCCGCCGTCCTGAACGCATGGCGCGAAGCGGGCCGGCGCAGTAGTGAGGAGTACAACGCGTGGCACGCGCGCCTCGCCGCGTTGCCGGACGCGCAGTGCGCCGAGTTCGAACGGGTCCAGGCGGGTGGCTTGCCGGAAGGCTGGCGCGAGGTGCTCGACGCTTACCGCAGGCGCGCCGTGGAACGCGACGAGCCGCAGTCTGGCATTACCGTGTCCGGCGAGATCAGCGATCTGTTCGCGCCGCTGCTGCCTGAACGCATGGTGGGTTGCGCCGACCTCGAAGCGCCCACGGGCCACAAGCGCCAGTTGCACGCCTTCACTGCCGATGACCGCTGCGGTGCGTACGTCCATTGCGGCGTGCGCGAACATCTGATGGGCGCGATGGCTAACGGCATGGCTGCGCACGGCGGCATCGTCGCGACCAGCGTGACGTATCTGGCGTTTTCCGACTATCAGCGTCCGGCGATGCGGATGGCCGCACTGATGGGCTTGCCGGTGCACTTCGTGTTCAGCCACGACTCGATCGGCGTCGGCAAGAACGGGCCGACGCATCAGCCCGTCGAGATACTCGCCTCGTTACGCGCGATGCCGAACATGCGCGTTTTGCGTCCCGCGGACGCGGTGGAGGCCGCCGAGTGCTGGGCGCTCGCGCTCGAGCATCGGCACGGTCCGAGTACGCTGGTTTTTGCAAGGCAGGCGTTGCCGCTGGTGCGTCGCGAGCACAGCACCGAGTCGTTGTCGCGCCGCGGTGCTTATGTGCTGGCCGAAGCGGAGGGCGGCGCGCGTGCCGTGACGCTGCTTGCCACGGGCTCCGAGGTTGCGATAGCGCTGCAGGCGCGCCGTCAGTTACAGGAAGAGGGCATTGCGACCGCCGTGGTGTCGATGCCGTGTTGGGAAATCTTCGATGCGCAGAGCGCCGACTATCGCGCCGCGGTTCTAGGTTCAAACACGGTGCGCGTCGGTATCGAGGCAGCACTGCGGTTCGGGTGGGACCGCTATCTGGGCGAGCGCGGTGGTTTTGTCGGGATGACCGGGTTCGGTGCTTCGGCTTCCGCGGAGACGCTGTACGCGCACTTCGGTATCACGGCGCAGCATGTCGTGACCGAAGCAAAGCGGCATCTGTAAATCTACAAGGACATGGACATGCATGAGATCGCCTTTCTCGACCGCGCCACGCTCGCGCCGCAAATCGTGTTGCGCGAACCGCGCTTCGATCATCAATTGATCGAGTATGACAACACGACACCTGAGCAGGTGTTGGAGCGGCTCGCCGGGGTATCGATCGCGATCATCAACAAGGTGGCGCTGACGCAAGAAGTGCTCGATCAGTTGCCCGATCTGAAGCTTGTCGCCGTGGCCGCCACCGGCACCGACTGCGTCGACAAAGCGGCCTGCCAGCGACTCGGAATCGCGGTGAGCAATATTCGCGGCTATGCGATCAACACCGTGCCCGAACACACCTTTGCGCTGATCCTGACGCTTCGGCGCAACCTGATCGCGTACCGCAACGACGTGCTCGCCGGCGAGTGGCAGAAGTCAGGGCAGTTCTGCTTTTTCACGCATGCGATTCACGATCTGGCGGGCGCGCGGCTTGGTATCATCGGCGAAGGGGTGCTGGGGCAACGCGTCGCTGAAATCGGCAAAGCCTTCGGCATGCTGCCGATGTTCGCCGCGCACAAAGGGAAAGAGGGTCTCGGCCCGCTTTACACGCCGTGGGACGAGGTGCTTGCAACCAGCGACATTATCACCGTGCACAGTCCGCTCACGCCGAATACGCGGAACATGCTAGCCATGCCCGAGTTCCGCGCGATGAAAAAGAAGCCATTGATCATCAACACGGCGCGCGGCGGACTGGTCGACGAGGACGCCTTGGTGCGGGCGCTTGACGAAGGGTTGATCAGCGGTGCCGGTTTCGATGTGACCGCGAGCGAGCCGCCGCGTGACGACAATCCGCTGATGCGAGCGGCCGGCCGCTCGAACGTCATTCTGACGCCACATGTCGCATGGGCGTCGGACGAGGCGCAACAGCCTCTTGCCGATCAATTAATGGACAACATTGAAAATTTCGTCAACAGTGCACCGACCAATCTGGTGTCAGGGTCGTATTGATTGACCCGATCGAGACCATCTCGATCGCGAAGAGAACTAGCTCGTTGCCGACAAAAATCTGACCCCACCGGACGAAACGTTCTCTTTCCTCAATCGAAAGTTCCATAGCATTGCGCCGTAGCGTCCTGTGGCCGTGGCTGCGGGCTCAGGCGCGAAAAATGCTCGTGGATTTCGGACTATTTCGATCGGACCCCCGCAACCGTTCAGCACAGATTGCTTTTTCGCATTAGCATATAAGGGTGTCGCGTGCCGTTCGGTGAAGTGAATCACCGAACCCTTGCCGCTGGACCATCAACGTGTGCGGGTCGCGCAAATCATCCCCACATCAGCTTATCGCTGGCTTACGCCGCGACCCTGCCGTTCAACGTGGTTGTTGAGTTGACGGCCGTCATCAATCCAATCGCATCGATTGAACGAATCGTTGGTTAATATGAGGAATTTACGTACATCATTGATTGTCGGAGTGCTTATCGTCGAGGTGGTGTTCGGCGCTTTTTTACTATTGAAAAAAAGCCCTGACTCGACGGCCGACACCGACGTCCCGACCAACGGCGCAACGGAATTGGCTGCGACTTCTTCCCGATTGGGTGACACCCATGTGACTGCGGGAAGTGTGGCCGGTGCGGCGCCGATCTCCGGCAACGAAGCGTCCTCCGGCAACGAAGCGCCCTCCGGCAACGAAGCGCCCTCCGGCAACATAGCGCTTGCAAGCAACATGCCGACTGACCCCAGGCAGTCGACAAGCGGGACAGTGGTGACGGCGTCCGGCGTGCCAGCTACTGGCGGCGCAGTGCTTGCGCCGCAGCCGGACACGCATGCGCGCGCAGCGGCCCCAGTGCATGCTTATGTTGCGCCGAAAATTGTTGAGCCGAAGATCGTTGAGCTGAAGATCGCCGCTGTGCCGCGAACCGAAAGCAGGCGTGACACTCTGTATCGTCACGGCTCGAATCCGGTTTCGTCCTCGTCTTCGTCCTCGTTCACGGACGAGCTGGTCAAAGAATCCGCGAAACTCGATCCGGCATTGCCGCCGCCACCGCCCCAACAAACCAGCCGTAACGACCCGTATCGGCCGGGTTCGAATCCGGTCGCGGCCGCGATGACGGATCAGCTCGTGAGAGAGTCCGCGAAACTCGATCCAGCACTGCCGCCACCCAACCAGTCCAACGTGAAGTAAGCACGAGACATGACGCGCGGACAGCTACCGGTAGAACACGTAGTCCACGAGATCGGGTGAGCTTCCGCGTTCATGTTCCGTTGAGCATGGTGCCGTTGGTGCTAGTGTTCCCCGGCTATCCGGGAAATTCGGTCCCGTACTACGCCGATCGCCTGTTTGAGTGCGTAAACGTCCTGGAAATAACGCTGCGGCATTCTGATCTCATTGGCATACGCATCGATGTGCTCGATCTCATTCTGCCATTGCGCAATCTGGTCTTGAGTTGGATGACTGTTTTTCCATATTTCATCTTCGAGCGCTTTGATCTCGCGATACCAGACAACCAGGCGTTTCTTGATGCGCGCCTCCGCCATGCGCGGTAACGCCTGCAGCAGACCCAGCAGTAAAGCCATGAAGGGCAGCAGAATCAGCAGACGTCTTTCGATAAAGCTGGCCAGCCAGAATGGCAGATAACGCTGCAGGAAAGGGCGCCCCGTTTTGAAGTAACGCTCGCTCTCTCCGGAAACAGGAAATTCCTCGGTTCTCAGATTGGGAAACACGCCAAGCGGCGTGAAGTAGTCTTCGCCGCCGTGGACGGTTTTGGCCGCGTCCAGCAACAGGTAGGCGAGCGCGGGGTGCAGCGTGTCTTTGGAGACGAGCAAGGCGGTGGCGGCGAGCAGCGTGACGTCGGCTTGCGGCAGATCGTCGACGATGCTGGTTGCGGCGCGCGGAAAAATAACTTTGGATAGCGACGGGAATTTCTGCACCAGCGCATCGGCCTGCGCAAAACTCATCAGCTTGAGATCGCTGTTCAGCAGCGTTGTCTGCATGGGCGCATCGGGCCTGCCGATAAAGAAGGCAGCATCCAGTTGGCCGTTTTCAAGGGCTTGATAGGATTTGGCTGCGTCCAGTTCGAGCAGCGTTGTATTGTCCCGTGTGATGCCGCTGTACCCGAGCAATACTTGAGAGACGTTCAGCAGCCCGCTGCCAGGCACACCGATTGAAATCTTTTTGCCGCGGAGTTGTGCCAGCCGGTTGATGGTGGACGCGCCACGGTAGAACACCCAGATCGGTTCATAGGAGACCGCGGCGATGGTCTGCAGTTGATCGGTTTCTTTGGGGCTGGTGGTGCCGGACTGGATAAAGCCCACCTCGTATTCGCTGTTCGGATCTGTGAGCCGCTGATAGTTTTCGCTCGAACCCGACGAACTGCGGATATCAAGCGTAATGCCATCGCGCTTCAGAATGGGCGCATAGCGATCTGCAAAGCCGCGATAGATCCCGTTGTCCGCTCCGGTTGTGATGACGATCGTGTGGCGGAAGGCGGGCTCGAGTATCACCGCGAGTCCCCAGCCTAGTGCGGCCGTCAGCAGTATTGCGGCGGCGATGAGAAGCCGCCGGCGACCCGGTGTCATGGGGACTTTTTCGTTGCGATGAAGCGCTGGGTTATGCCTGGGCATTGTTCGCCTCTCCCGTTCGGCGCTGTTCGCCAGGTTTCTGCCACGCGCAATCGACGCGGAGAAAGCGTCGAGGCGGCAGCGTTGTCAATCGTTGCAGGCTACGCCGCGAGCAGCGTTGGCCTTGTCGCGCCGCTGGTGGTGCCTGACAGCCAGGAAGGATAATGCAGCGCCTTGAACGCCTTGTCCACTTCCGCACTCAGGGTTGCGATCGTTTCGATCTTTGCGATCGTTTCGATCTTTGCGATCGTCGCGACGGAAGAACAATCAGTGCTTCGAGGCCTGTCGCGCGCCATCCGGCACAAACACATAACCGTGACTGCGGACGGTTTGAATGAACCTCGGGGTGGAGGGGTCTGTTTCG
It encodes:
- the tkt gene encoding transketolase; this encodes MSTTEAQSAAPVASHASTVPLPLPLADAIRFLSIDAILQAGEGHQGVPLGMAEIATALFTRHFKFNPADPTWPDRDRFVLSNGHGSLLLYSLLYLTGYAAIGLDQLKTFRELGSHCAGHPEYEPAHGIEVTTGPLGQGIANAFGMAIAEAYLAAKFGSELVDHYTYAFVGDGCLQEGIGQEMISLAGHLRLGKLVLCWDDNQITDDGSTSLSISEDVCTRFRVGGWQVIEVDGHDLEAVSAALTIARADPRPSMIACKTVIGRGIARLQGQRGGHSGKLFQADAEAAREQLGWPHAPFDAPAAVLNAWREAGRRSSEEYNAWHARLAALPDAQCAEFERVQAGGLPEGWREVLDAYRRRAVERDEPQSGITVSGEISDLFAPLLPERMVGCADLEAPTGHKRQLHAFTADDRCGAYVHCGVREHLMGAMANGMAAHGGIVATSVTYLAFSDYQRPAMRMAALMGLPVHFVFSHDSIGVGKNGPTHQPVEILASLRAMPNMRVLRPADAVEAAECWALALEHRHGPSTLVFARQALPLVRREHSTESLSRRGAYVLAEAEGGARAVTLLATGSEVAIALQARRQLQEEGIATAVVSMPCWEIFDAQSADYRAAVLGSNTVRVGIEAALRFGWDRYLGERGGFVGMTGFGASASAETLYAHFGITAQHVVTEAKRHL
- a CDS encoding D-2-hydroxyacid dehydrogenase, translating into MHEIAFLDRATLAPQIVLREPRFDHQLIEYDNTTPEQVLERLAGVSIAIINKVALTQEVLDQLPDLKLVAVAATGTDCVDKAACQRLGIAVSNIRGYAINTVPEHTFALILTLRRNLIAYRNDVLAGEWQKSGQFCFFTHAIHDLAGARLGIIGEGVLGQRVAEIGKAFGMLPMFAAHKGKEGLGPLYTPWDEVLATSDIITVHSPLTPNTRNMLAMPEFRAMKKKPLIINTARGGLVDEDALVRALDEGLISGAGFDVTASEPPRDDNPLMRAAGRSNVILTPHVAWASDEAQQPLADQLMDNIENFVNSAPTNLVSGSY
- a CDS encoding TAXI family TRAP transporter solute-binding subunit — protein: MTPGRRRLLIAAAILLTAALGWGLAVILEPAFRHTIVITTGADNGIYRGFADRYAPILKRDGITLDIRSSSGSSENYQRLTDPNSEYEVGFIQSGTTSPKETDQLQTIAAVSYEPIWVFYRGASTINRLAQLRGKKISIGVPGSGLLNVSQVLLGYSGITRDNTTLLELDAAKSYQALENGQLDAAFFIGRPDAPMQTTLLNSDLKLMSFAQADALVQKFPSLSKVIFPRAATSIVDDLPQADVTLLAATALLVSKDTLHPALAYLLLDAAKTVHGGEDYFTPLGVFPNLRTEEFPVSGESERYFKTGRPFLQRYLPFWLASFIERRLLILLPFMALLLGLLQALPRMAEARIKKRLVVWYREIKALEDEIWKNSHPTQDQIAQWQNEIEHIDAYANEIRMPQRYFQDVYALKQAIGVVRDRISRIAGEH